A stretch of Panthera tigris isolate Pti1 chromosome E2, P.tigris_Pti1_mat1.1, whole genome shotgun sequence DNA encodes these proteins:
- the LOC102965734 gene encoding orphan sodium- and chloride-dependent neurotransmitter transporter NTT5: MEAQDEKSQTSRPSDSKSLTITSSTPQLLKSELPTEELMGMGQKLDTLSPNIWSDEDSDEILETTDSDELKDKAPPDRPYWANKIEYLLAQVGFSVGLSTIWRFPYLCFHNGGGSFLIIYILMLFLIGVPLLFLEMAAGQRMRQGSIGVWKVISPWIGGVGYTSFMVCCIVGLYYSVLMAWSLFYLVQSFQSPLPWSVCPLLRNSSTYDPECVRTTSTTYFWYRNVLKATDKIEMGGLPVKHLSISVFVTWLIICISMIRGPKSSGKMLYVSVILPYFILFCLLIRSLMLEGAKFGLDSLLAAQVPALYSVEVWRRTGNQIFLSMGHGFGSFIAISSYIPRSNNCVMDAFAVALLNLVASLTAMVFVFATMGHLATKNNNKCYVKNAETVMNLIVTGVLPPEVQPPDSLYYEPSSIYPKWFKNLPEQMKSMILPHLSNCNLSEQLKEVMEGPGVAFVAVTDTISVFSGSTLWAIVIFVLLANLGLSTMIGIMQGIITPLQDTFASLRKQTKLLTVGICALMFLGSLIFVRPSGSYYVNLLDDYWASLPLLLIVILENVAMAWIYGARRFLADLIIMLGRPISPIFRWLWCFLSPFVLLVLFVNTLIHLCLKNITYLAWDSSISNEVIRTYPSWAKVLLIISIVITILPIPAYFLYTLIDVAFSVSVIHSKVTVIFKPEAKGNSLKPHPRLQVMQSQKVNKMDK; the protein is encoded by the exons ATGGAGGCCCAAGATGAGAAATCCCAGACGTCTAGACCTTCGGACTCCAAATCCTTGACTATTACTTCCTCAACTCCCCAGCTATTAAAGTCTGAGTTGCCTACTGAGGAATTGATGGGGATGGGACAGAAGCTTGACACTCTGTCACCAAACATTTGGTCTGATGAAGATAGTGATGAAATATTGGAGACCACAGACAGTGATGAACTGAAGGATAAAGCCCCCCCTGATCGACCATACTGGGCCAATAAAATTGAGTACCTTCTGGCCCAGGTGGGCTTCTCTGTGGGGCTGAGCACCATCTGGCGCTTTCCTTACCTGTGTTTTCACAACGGAGGTG GCAGTTTTCTCATCATCTACATCCTCATGCTGTTCTTGATCGGGGTTCCTCTTCTATTCCTGGAGATGGCAGCTGGTCAGAGAATGCGTCAGGGCAGCATTGGTGTCTGGAAGGTCATCAGCCCCTGGATTGGTGGTGTGGGGTATACCAGCTTCATG GTGTGCTGCATTGTGGGCTTGTACTACAGTGTGCTCATGGCCTGGAGTCTCTTCTATTTAGTTCAGTCTTTCCAGTCTCCACTGCCTTGGTCAGTGTGCCCCTTACTGAGGAACTCCAGTACTTATg ATCCTGAATGTGTGCGGACAACATCCACTACGTACTTTTGGTACCGGAATGTATTGAAGGCCACAGACAAAATCGAAATGGGTGGGCTACCAGTTAAGCATCTCAGTATCTCTGTCTTTGTGACCTGGTTAATTATCTGCATCTCCATGATCAGAGGACCCAAGTCCTCTGGAAAG ATGCTGTATGTCTCAGTGATCCTTCCCTACTTcatccttttctgtctccttatcCGGAGTCTCATGCTGGAGGGTGCAAAATTTGGTCTCGACAGTTTGTTGGCTGCCCAG GTGCCAGCTCTGTACTCTGTGGAAGTGTGGCGCCGGACAGGGAACCAGATCTTTTTATCCATGGGCCACGGCTTTGGCAGCTTCATCGCAATCAGCTCATACATCCCTCGATCCAACAACTGTGTCATGGATGCCTTTGCTGTGGCTCTTCTCAACTTGGTTGCCTCACTGACCGCCATGGTGTTTGTATTTGCCACAATGGGCCACTTGGccacaaagaacaacaacaaatgttACGTAAA GAATGCCGAGACAGTGATGAATCTGATAGTTACCGGGGTGCTGCCTCCTGAGGTCCAGCCCCCAGACAGTCTGTATTATGAGCCAAGCTCCATCTACCCCAAATGGTTCAAGAACCTTCCTGAACAAATGAAAAGCATGATCCTTCCCCATTTGTCCAATTGCAACTTATCTGAACAATTGAAGGAG GTTATGGAGGGTCCTGGTGTGGCCTTTGTGGCAGTTACTGATACCATCTCTGTGTTTTCTGGATCCACTCTCTGGGCCATCGTCATCTTCGTGTTGCTGGCAAACCTGGGGCTGAGCACCATGATAGGGATCATGCAGGGCATTATTACCCCTCTCCAGGACACCTTCGCTTCCCTCAGGAAACAGACAAAACTGCTTACAG TGGGCATCTGTGCGCTTATGTTCCTGGGCAGCCTCATTTTTGTGAGACCTTCTGGCAGCTACTATGTGAACCTGCTGGATGATTACTGggcatctctgcccctcctcctcattGTCATCTTGGAGAATGTGGCCATGGCCTGGATCTATGGAGCCAGGAG GTTCCTTGCAGACCTGATTATCATGTTGGGCCGCCCCATCTCCCCCATCTTTCGTTGGCTGTggtgctttctgtctccatttgTGCTGCTAGTCCTGTTTGTAAACACCCTGATTCATCTGTGTCTGAAGAACATCACCTACTTGGCCTGGGACTCAAGCATT TCAAATGAGGTGATCCGAACTTACCCATCATGGGCGAAAGTCTTGCTCATCATCTCCATCGTCATTACCATCTTGCCTATCCCTGCCTACTTCCTGTACACACTCATTGATGTGGCTTTTTCAGTCTCCGTGATTCACAGTAAGGTCACAGTTATCTTCAAACCTGAAGCTAAAGGGAACTCGCTGAAGCCCCATCCACGGCTTCAGGTGATGCAAAGTCAAAAGgttaataaaatggataaataa